One region of Bombyx mori chromosome 27, ASM3026992v2 genomic DNA includes:
- the LOC101739685 gene encoding collagen alpha-1(III) chain isoform X1 yields the protein MIKEKEKGGGARLKDEPSDPAEPGHGSRPPSASLPTPAALKKEPEDTHRVKIEPHSQPSGEDSASDLGVDGIKTEIDGLMDSDGKSDPTKSPSCELGGPGSLKSERLSSDSNDILDPQTGLRSSTNNLQDGNPNCRNPNGPDNMGSCRMAGGGGPMGPGVSMGPMSASEAQTLPSNVMSKQSGSMEQQSQIFVFSTMMANKGAEAVLSGQHHSIIAYHCAQPATKKYLEKHPLKIGQFNKQSPAQWLNNLAMAKTRGGMRGGPNMIGGPNQMGHMMGGPMGPNMGPMGHSGMGHMGPSMMGPNRMSGPGNQMMMMKGGPGQMGQMGPGMGPMDGFPGSTPSCGVMDGLGADGEMPWDTKNPSVMSNGMSNGPGQLPACSEASGQPPDSGSADGGDCQTGPKGVKIPDENLTPQQRAHREEQLATIRKMQQMLFPESGGNNVNQGSGDNSQAPNDINPPNSTANMNMPFPPMSGMGPNGPMGPGPNGPMVSMSNNMNSGPSCTMAGPMGPNGPMGGPMGPNGPMGGHMGPGGPMGGMGGPGGMGMGHGSMGPNGMMGPNGPMMGGMGPNGPMGPLGPCGMKGIRGPCGGPDMKSGMCTDMHMGRGCGGPMGRMPNPMGGMGGPKPCMMGGPHMGPRMIPGPNLNAMNGRFHGGIMMDGSMMGGMMPHGDCGPDHHGVPVNGPMCDEYGRGRNMGPGDPGGLGPGLVPGLGHKPGLRSPKSPGGPDIDWQKLQHQFFDDPKSMDTELSTQVKSPCSERGSCLPPPPYGASPLHRSASVPIATQSPGHGSVQMPMSAEASRAGSGLNSPAHCKPGPKQDGPEILEKLDDGVFVRTLQSLAAQQQKNQQSGQHGKEPSLMPVPSPQQISYLNQFEGQELTIQKQPNTSLKDNGPPSNSGGQTPQSNSNQKSPAGMMPGTPEPHSSLSEQRAGRFSLEQSPGFNNPQTPTSVSNTKCGQDEKSRPSPSSNRSSQDSASKTPQRESGLNQGPYAPSSSAACGNKGSCSIASTTPSVSNIEDSLSSNTEPTLSGGPNSTSLPGGFPGACSLSGRPDNIPINPNQGPAGPLGPATSSFDPISSLAQMSQQLTNTVGGAPPMPPAPNNMGPFGPHHVQHHHAMHPHSHPHMMINDLGCHMDGMGGPGMGGPMESMMGGGDFPGDMSLSPKMGGGPMGGPGGGMGPDGMLGARGGKMSFNGANVQVKASAPNTIQYLPTRAALTCAGPRAPPSLEFLRGVANPMPLDKGPYRAPMRMPHHYPGGFPDAPKMSPESFGATFRGGKRVGAAQPLPPSVAPTPFKGQGFMPSPQDPAYAAQFHNFQQQLYATGSRAAQPHQPYPPYQPPK from the exons ATGATTAAGGAGAAGGAGAAGGGTGGAGGTGCCCGCCTCAAGGACGAGCCCAGTGACCCTGCTGAGCCtg GCCACGGTTCCCGTCCGCCCTCGGCGTCGCTGCCCACTCCGGCGGCGCTGAAGAAAGAACCAGAAGACACGCATCGTGTGAAGATAGAACCCCATAGTCAGCCCTCTGGCGAAGATTCTGCGTCAGACCTTGGAGTTGACGGCATTAAAACAGAGATCGACGGCCTCATGGACAGCGACGGTAAAA GTGACCCAACAAAATCACCTTCCTGCGAACTGGGTGGACCTGGCTCGTTAAAATCAGAAAGGCTATCTTCAGACTCGAACGACATTTTGGATCCACAGACAGGCCTCAGAAGCTCGACAAATAATCTTcag GATGGAAACCCAAACTGTCGTAATCCAAATGGCCCAGATAACATGGGTTCGTGTAGAATGGCGGGAGGTGGAGGGCCTATGGGTCCTGGGGTTTCTATGGGGCCTATGTCTGCTAGTGAAGCACAAACACTTCCGTCGAATGTAATGAGCAAGCAGTCTGGCAGCATGGAG CAGCAAAGTCAAATCTTCGTATTCTCTACAATGATGGCAAATAAAGGAGCAGAAGCAGTGCTTTCCGGTCAGCACCACTCCATTATTGCATACCATTGTGCTCAACCTGCAACTAAGAAATACTTAGAG AAACACCCATTAAAAATTGGTCAGTTCAATAAACAAAGTCCTGCTCAGTGGTTGAACAATTTAGCTATGGCAAAAACACGGGGTGGAATGCGAGGTGGGCCTAACATGATTGGAGGACCCAATCAAATGGGTCATATGATGGGTGGACCTATGGGCCCCAACATGGGGCCGATGGGTCACAGTGGAATGGGTCATATGGGTCCTAGTATGATGGGGCCAAACAGAATGAGTGGACCAGGTAAtcaaatgatgatgatgaaaggtGGACCTGGACAGATGGGTCAAATGGGTCCTGGTATGGGTCCCATGGATGGGTTTCCAGGAAGCACCCCGTCCTGCGGTGTCATGGACGGCCTCGGTGCTGATGGTGAAATGCCCTGGGACACC aAAAACCCCTCTGTAATGTCTAATGGCATGTCAAATGGTCCGGGACAATTACCTGCATGCTCGGAAGCATCGGGCCAACCGCCCGATTCAGGCTCTGCAGATGGTGGAGATTGTCAAACTGGACCTAAAG GCGTAAAAATACCAGATGAGAACCTGACGCCACAGCAGCGTGCGCATCGCGAAGAGCAGCTTGCAACGATACGAAAAATGCAACAAATGTTATTCCCTGAGAGTGGAGGAAACAATGTCAACCAAGGTTCAGGAGACAACTCGCAAGCGCCTAACGATATTAACCCTCCAAATTCTACGGCAAATATGAATATGCCCTTTCCACCAATGTCTGGAATGGGCCCTAATGGCCCTATGGGACCTGGGCCTAATGGACCCATGGTATCGATGTCAAATAATATGAACTCTGGACCAAGTTGTACAATGGCTGGCCCAATGGGTCCAAATGGACCTATGGGTGGTCCAATGGGCCCAAATGGCCCTATGGGAGGTCACATGGGCCCTGGCGGGCCGATGGGTGGCATGGGTGGACCGGGCGGTATGGGAATGGGTCACGGTTCTATGGGTCCCAATGGAATGATGGGGCCTAATGGACCCATGATGGGTGGTATGGGTCCTAATGGTCCCATGGGACCTCTGGGGCCATGTGGAATGAAAGGAATTCGTGGACCATGTGGAGGACCTGACATGAAATCGGGAATGTGCACAGACATGCATATGGGTAGAGGTTGTGGGGGACCTATGGGG CGTATGCCGAACCCAATGGGAGGTATGGGAGGTCCTAAGCCCTGTATGATGGGCGGACCACATATGGGACCCAGAATGATACCTGGGCCCAATCTGAACGCGATGAACGGTAGGTTTCACG GCGGTATAATGATGGATGGGAGTATGATGGGAGGCATGATGCCGCATGGCGACTGCGGTCCCGACCACCACGGAGTGCCCGTCAACGGACCTATGTGCGATGAGTACGGACGCGGAagaaat ATGGGTCCAGGAGACCCCGGCGGGCTGGGTCCAGGGTTGGTTCCGGGACTGGGCCACAAGCCCGGTCTGCGCAGCCCCAAGAGTCCCGGCGGTCCGGATATCGACTGGCAAAAATTACAACATCAGTTCTTTGACGATCCTAAATCTATGGACACCGAATTAA GTACGCAAGTGAAGTCCCCTTGTTCCGAAAGAGGAAGCTGTTTGCCTCCGCCCCCGTATGGTGCCTCACCCCTACACCGCTCTGCCTCAGTGCCTATAG CAACACAATCCCCGGGTCACGGCTCCGTACAGATGCCAATGTCAGCTGAGGCGTCCCGGGCAGGATCGGGCCTCAACAGTCCGGCGCACTGCAAGCCGGGACCCAAACAGGACGGGCCAG AGATACTAGAGAAACTAGACGACGGTGTGTTTGTGCGAACGCTCCAAAGCTTGGCGGCGCAGCAACAGAAGAACCAACAGAGCGGCCAGCACGGCAAGGAGCCCAGCCTGATGCCGGTGCCCTCGCCGCAACAAATATCCTACCTCAACCAGTTCGAAG GACAAGAATTAACGATACAAAAACAGCCGAACACGTCTTTAAAAGACAACGGACCCCCGTCGAACAGTGGAGGACAAACACCACaatcaaattcaaatcaaaAGTCACCAGCTGG AATGATGCCGGGGACCCCAGAACCTCACTCGTCGTTATCTGAACAAAGAGCAGGAAGATTTTCTCTGGAACAAAGTCCAGGATTCAATAATCCGCAGACACCTACGTCTGTATCAAATACAAAGTGTGGACAAG ATGAAAAATCAAGGCCCAGTCCGTCGTCGAACAGGTCAAGTCAAGATAGCGCATCGAAGACGCCTCAGCGCGAGTCGGGACTCAACCAGGGACCCTACGCGCCCTCATCGTCAGCCGCCTGCGGGAACAAGGGCAGCTGTAGTATAGCCTCCACCACGCCGAGTGTTAGTAACATTGAGGATAGCCTCTCATCCAATACTGAG CCTACGTTATCAGGGGGTCCGAACAGTACGAGTCTCCCGGGCGGGTTCCCTGGTGCGTGCAGTCTTAGCGGGCGGCCTGACAACATCCCCATCAACCCCAACCAGGGACCCGCCGGACCGCTCGGACCCGCCACCTCCTCCTTCGACCCCATCTCGTCCCTGGCGCAGATGTCGCAGCAGCTCACCAACACGGTGGGCGGGGCGCCGCCCATGCCGCCCGCCCCCAACAACATGGGGCCCTTCGGACCGCATCACGTGCAGCATCACCACGCCATGCACCCTCACTCGCATCCCCACATGATGATCAACGACTTGg GTTGCCACATGGACGGCATGGGAGGACCCGGAATGGGCGGGCCGATGGAAAGCATGATGGGTGGAGGTGATTTTCCCGGAGACATGAGCTTGAGCCCAAAGATGGGCGGTGGTCCTATGGGCGGGCCGGGGGGCGGAATGGGCCCCGACGGCATGCTGGGCGCGCGCGGCGGTAAGATGTCGTTCAACGGCGCCAACGTCCAAGTGAAAGCGAGCGCACCCAACACCATCCAATACCTGCCGACGCGCGCGGCCCTGACGTGCGCGGGGCCCCGTGCGCCGCCCAGCCTGGAGTTCCTGCGCGGCGTCGCCAACCCGATGCCCCTGGACAAGGGCCCGTACCGCGCGCCCATGCGCATGCCGCACCACTACCCCGGCGGCTTCCCCGACGCGCCCAAGATGTCGCCGGAGTCTTTCGGTGCGACGTTCCGCGGCGGCAAGCGCGTGGGAGCCGCCCAGCCGCTGCCGCCCTCGGTGGCTCCGACGCCGTTCAAGGGGCAGGGCTTCATGCCGTCCCCGCAGGACCCCGCGTACGCAGCCCAGTTCCACAACTTCCAGCAGCAGCTGTACGCGACGGGCAGCCGCGCCGCGCAGCCGCACCAGCCCTACCCGCCCTACCAGCCGCCCAAGTGA
- the LOC101739685 gene encoding collagen alpha-1(III) chain isoform X4: protein MIKEKEKGGGARLKDEPSDPAEPGHGSRPPSASLPTPAALKKEPEDTHRVKIEPHSQPSGEDSASDLGVDGIKTEIDGLMDSDGDPTKSPSCELGGPGSLKSERLSSDSNDILDPQTGLRSSTNNLQDGNPNCRNPNGPDNMGSCRMAGGGGPMGPGVSMGPMSASEAQTLPSNVMSKQSGSMEQSQIFVFSTMMANKGAEAVLSGQHHSIIAYHCAQPATKKYLEKHPLKIGQFNKQSPAQWLNNLAMAKTRGGMRGGPNMIGGPNQMGHMMGGPMGPNMGPMGHSGMGHMGPSMMGPNRMSGPGNQMMMMKGGPGQMGQMGPGMGPMDGFPGSTPSCGVMDGLGADGEMPWDTKNPSVMSNGMSNGPGQLPACSEASGQPPDSGSADGGDCQTGPKGVKIPDENLTPQQRAHREEQLATIRKMQQMLFPESGGNNVNQGSGDNSQAPNDINPPNSTANMNMPFPPMSGMGPNGPMGPGPNGPMVSMSNNMNSGPSCTMAGPMGPNGPMGGPMGPNGPMGGHMGPGGPMGGMGGPGGMGMGHGSMGPNGMMGPNGPMMGGMGPNGPMGPLGPCGMKGIRGPCGGPDMKSGMCTDMHMGRGCGGPMGRMPNPMGGMGGPKPCMMGGPHMGPRMIPGPNLNAMNGRFHGGIMMDGSMMGGMMPHGDCGPDHHGVPVNGPMCDEYGRGRNMGPGDPGGLGPGLVPGLGHKPGLRSPKSPGGPDIDWQKLQHQFFDDPKSMDTELSTQVKSPCSERGSCLPPPPYGASPLHRSASVPIATQSPGHGSVQMPMSAEASRAGSGLNSPAHCKPGPKQDGPEILEKLDDGVFVRTLQSLAAQQQKNQQSGQHGKEPSLMPVPSPQQISYLNQFEGQELTIQKQPNTSLKDNGPPSNSGGQTPQSNSNQKSPAGMMPGTPEPHSSLSEQRAGRFSLEQSPGFNNPQTPTSVSNTKCGQDEKSRPSPSSNRSSQDSASKTPQRESGLNQGPYAPSSSAACGNKGSCSIASTTPSVSNIEDSLSSNTEPTLSGGPNSTSLPGGFPGACSLSGRPDNIPINPNQGPAGPLGPATSSFDPISSLAQMSQQLTNTVGGAPPMPPAPNNMGPFGPHHVQHHHAMHPHSHPHMMINDLGCHMDGMGGPGMGGPMESMMGGGDFPGDMSLSPKMGGGPMGGPGGGMGPDGMLGARGGKMSFNGANVQVKASAPNTIQYLPTRAALTCAGPRAPPSLEFLRGVANPMPLDKGPYRAPMRMPHHYPGGFPDAPKMSPESFGATFRGGKRVGAAQPLPPSVAPTPFKGQGFMPSPQDPAYAAQFHNFQQQLYATGSRAAQPHQPYPPYQPPK, encoded by the exons ATGATTAAGGAGAAGGAGAAGGGTGGAGGTGCCCGCCTCAAGGACGAGCCCAGTGACCCTGCTGAGCCtg GCCACGGTTCCCGTCCGCCCTCGGCGTCGCTGCCCACTCCGGCGGCGCTGAAGAAAGAACCAGAAGACACGCATCGTGTGAAGATAGAACCCCATAGTCAGCCCTCTGGCGAAGATTCTGCGTCAGACCTTGGAGTTGACGGCATTAAAACAGAGATCGACGGCCTCATGGACAGCGACG GTGACCCAACAAAATCACCTTCCTGCGAACTGGGTGGACCTGGCTCGTTAAAATCAGAAAGGCTATCTTCAGACTCGAACGACATTTTGGATCCACAGACAGGCCTCAGAAGCTCGACAAATAATCTTcag GATGGAAACCCAAACTGTCGTAATCCAAATGGCCCAGATAACATGGGTTCGTGTAGAATGGCGGGAGGTGGAGGGCCTATGGGTCCTGGGGTTTCTATGGGGCCTATGTCTGCTAGTGAAGCACAAACACTTCCGTCGAATGTAATGAGCAAGCAGTCTGGCAGCATGGAG CAAAGTCAAATCTTCGTATTCTCTACAATGATGGCAAATAAAGGAGCAGAAGCAGTGCTTTCCGGTCAGCACCACTCCATTATTGCATACCATTGTGCTCAACCTGCAACTAAGAAATACTTAGAG AAACACCCATTAAAAATTGGTCAGTTCAATAAACAAAGTCCTGCTCAGTGGTTGAACAATTTAGCTATGGCAAAAACACGGGGTGGAATGCGAGGTGGGCCTAACATGATTGGAGGACCCAATCAAATGGGTCATATGATGGGTGGACCTATGGGCCCCAACATGGGGCCGATGGGTCACAGTGGAATGGGTCATATGGGTCCTAGTATGATGGGGCCAAACAGAATGAGTGGACCAGGTAAtcaaatgatgatgatgaaaggtGGACCTGGACAGATGGGTCAAATGGGTCCTGGTATGGGTCCCATGGATGGGTTTCCAGGAAGCACCCCGTCCTGCGGTGTCATGGACGGCCTCGGTGCTGATGGTGAAATGCCCTGGGACACC aAAAACCCCTCTGTAATGTCTAATGGCATGTCAAATGGTCCGGGACAATTACCTGCATGCTCGGAAGCATCGGGCCAACCGCCCGATTCAGGCTCTGCAGATGGTGGAGATTGTCAAACTGGACCTAAAG GCGTAAAAATACCAGATGAGAACCTGACGCCACAGCAGCGTGCGCATCGCGAAGAGCAGCTTGCAACGATACGAAAAATGCAACAAATGTTATTCCCTGAGAGTGGAGGAAACAATGTCAACCAAGGTTCAGGAGACAACTCGCAAGCGCCTAACGATATTAACCCTCCAAATTCTACGGCAAATATGAATATGCCCTTTCCACCAATGTCTGGAATGGGCCCTAATGGCCCTATGGGACCTGGGCCTAATGGACCCATGGTATCGATGTCAAATAATATGAACTCTGGACCAAGTTGTACAATGGCTGGCCCAATGGGTCCAAATGGACCTATGGGTGGTCCAATGGGCCCAAATGGCCCTATGGGAGGTCACATGGGCCCTGGCGGGCCGATGGGTGGCATGGGTGGACCGGGCGGTATGGGAATGGGTCACGGTTCTATGGGTCCCAATGGAATGATGGGGCCTAATGGACCCATGATGGGTGGTATGGGTCCTAATGGTCCCATGGGACCTCTGGGGCCATGTGGAATGAAAGGAATTCGTGGACCATGTGGAGGACCTGACATGAAATCGGGAATGTGCACAGACATGCATATGGGTAGAGGTTGTGGGGGACCTATGGGG CGTATGCCGAACCCAATGGGAGGTATGGGAGGTCCTAAGCCCTGTATGATGGGCGGACCACATATGGGACCCAGAATGATACCTGGGCCCAATCTGAACGCGATGAACGGTAGGTTTCACG GCGGTATAATGATGGATGGGAGTATGATGGGAGGCATGATGCCGCATGGCGACTGCGGTCCCGACCACCACGGAGTGCCCGTCAACGGACCTATGTGCGATGAGTACGGACGCGGAagaaat ATGGGTCCAGGAGACCCCGGCGGGCTGGGTCCAGGGTTGGTTCCGGGACTGGGCCACAAGCCCGGTCTGCGCAGCCCCAAGAGTCCCGGCGGTCCGGATATCGACTGGCAAAAATTACAACATCAGTTCTTTGACGATCCTAAATCTATGGACACCGAATTAA GTACGCAAGTGAAGTCCCCTTGTTCCGAAAGAGGAAGCTGTTTGCCTCCGCCCCCGTATGGTGCCTCACCCCTACACCGCTCTGCCTCAGTGCCTATAG CAACACAATCCCCGGGTCACGGCTCCGTACAGATGCCAATGTCAGCTGAGGCGTCCCGGGCAGGATCGGGCCTCAACAGTCCGGCGCACTGCAAGCCGGGACCCAAACAGGACGGGCCAG AGATACTAGAGAAACTAGACGACGGTGTGTTTGTGCGAACGCTCCAAAGCTTGGCGGCGCAGCAACAGAAGAACCAACAGAGCGGCCAGCACGGCAAGGAGCCCAGCCTGATGCCGGTGCCCTCGCCGCAACAAATATCCTACCTCAACCAGTTCGAAG GACAAGAATTAACGATACAAAAACAGCCGAACACGTCTTTAAAAGACAACGGACCCCCGTCGAACAGTGGAGGACAAACACCACaatcaaattcaaatcaaaAGTCACCAGCTGG AATGATGCCGGGGACCCCAGAACCTCACTCGTCGTTATCTGAACAAAGAGCAGGAAGATTTTCTCTGGAACAAAGTCCAGGATTCAATAATCCGCAGACACCTACGTCTGTATCAAATACAAAGTGTGGACAAG ATGAAAAATCAAGGCCCAGTCCGTCGTCGAACAGGTCAAGTCAAGATAGCGCATCGAAGACGCCTCAGCGCGAGTCGGGACTCAACCAGGGACCCTACGCGCCCTCATCGTCAGCCGCCTGCGGGAACAAGGGCAGCTGTAGTATAGCCTCCACCACGCCGAGTGTTAGTAACATTGAGGATAGCCTCTCATCCAATACTGAG CCTACGTTATCAGGGGGTCCGAACAGTACGAGTCTCCCGGGCGGGTTCCCTGGTGCGTGCAGTCTTAGCGGGCGGCCTGACAACATCCCCATCAACCCCAACCAGGGACCCGCCGGACCGCTCGGACCCGCCACCTCCTCCTTCGACCCCATCTCGTCCCTGGCGCAGATGTCGCAGCAGCTCACCAACACGGTGGGCGGGGCGCCGCCCATGCCGCCCGCCCCCAACAACATGGGGCCCTTCGGACCGCATCACGTGCAGCATCACCACGCCATGCACCCTCACTCGCATCCCCACATGATGATCAACGACTTGg GTTGCCACATGGACGGCATGGGAGGACCCGGAATGGGCGGGCCGATGGAAAGCATGATGGGTGGAGGTGATTTTCCCGGAGACATGAGCTTGAGCCCAAAGATGGGCGGTGGTCCTATGGGCGGGCCGGGGGGCGGAATGGGCCCCGACGGCATGCTGGGCGCGCGCGGCGGTAAGATGTCGTTCAACGGCGCCAACGTCCAAGTGAAAGCGAGCGCACCCAACACCATCCAATACCTGCCGACGCGCGCGGCCCTGACGTGCGCGGGGCCCCGTGCGCCGCCCAGCCTGGAGTTCCTGCGCGGCGTCGCCAACCCGATGCCCCTGGACAAGGGCCCGTACCGCGCGCCCATGCGCATGCCGCACCACTACCCCGGCGGCTTCCCCGACGCGCCCAAGATGTCGCCGGAGTCTTTCGGTGCGACGTTCCGCGGCGGCAAGCGCGTGGGAGCCGCCCAGCCGCTGCCGCCCTCGGTGGCTCCGACGCCGTTCAAGGGGCAGGGCTTCATGCCGTCCCCGCAGGACCCCGCGTACGCAGCCCAGTTCCACAACTTCCAGCAGCAGCTGTACGCGACGGGCAGCCGCGCCGCGCAGCCGCACCAGCCCTACCCGCCCTACCAGCCGCCCAAGTGA